Proteins from a single region of Gordonia hongkongensis:
- a CDS encoding ATP-binding protein, with the protein MVCLTLLGPVDTPDDAGVSRPQFGTPRLRCLLAALASRANAVADVDWLTDILWPDAPPATPESALHNLVFRLRTTLRRRQVDGRLRVVTTAPGYTLIVDRTDVDTLLFDDTVARAVAVVDAEPQLAVDLLDQAESLWHGTPYGEFADCAWAQPEVGALLERRVLAAETAADALVTLGRPEDAYVRLLPFVDDHPYREGLHLRVMAALWRTDRAAEALDAYQRLRRRLAEDLGTDPAPSVRELHARILDGDPPPRRVRGDRRPAGTVAVPHTEIGAANHDSGQLIGRDADLTGLTATVRGRGVVTVLGPGGVGKTALVRHHVRSASDRPVWFAELAAVASRDAVVHLVASATGLSMRRDVAALDALTGALTGRRGLLVLDNCEHVLEAAVELVVALQDRCPDITVLATSRVPLGIAAEQIISLDPLPVPDVDAAPAAIESSDAVRLFCVRARARDPRFELNEATAPAIAEICRRLDGLPLGVELAATKARAIPPAVLVDRLHWRFRVLRGPRGIAPRHRSLHALVDWSYGLLSDSARGLFDVLSIFPSRFGLDDAEFLAAATGVLDREDVADAMAELVDACMVSVDPGGYLLLETLRAFGIDALASRDALDGARCAHTAWVADWLGPLGCEVYGRGHLDAARLIDERLDDVRQAIDHASVHDPALADTILQGSIPFLELTMSPEVTAWARMLIDRHDDSSLGSAVWAVSAGGARFDGDLPTARRCTRRGLDAGPDPSVRVYLHMMLVDIGLFQGDLDTALDDARTFRELALAAGMPGAAHMADISALLIRAYRGEDAYPAARSLEIACATAGEDVVAAWCRYVSGECLLDADPGRARQLLEGAIESARRHGDRYLLGVAMASRASIEARSGATDAAARSYVEVLEHFRQAGNWTNQWVTLRSVIDVLVDLGRCEQAALILGATRRAHEVAGSDPFGNDVGRLGSVENRIRAALGEAVTDDLVATGAATAPSDVVDVAVTSLRAGRAPAGSGRQLVEAEEAEVLDG; encoded by the coding sequence ATGGTCTGTCTCACTCTGCTGGGTCCGGTGGACACACCGGATGACGCGGGTGTGTCCCGACCGCAGTTCGGCACGCCTCGCCTCCGCTGTCTGCTCGCCGCCCTGGCATCGCGCGCGAATGCGGTGGCCGATGTGGACTGGCTGACCGACATCCTGTGGCCCGACGCGCCGCCGGCCACCCCGGAGTCGGCCCTGCACAACCTCGTCTTCCGACTACGAACCACCTTGCGGCGACGTCAGGTCGACGGCCGTCTGCGAGTCGTCACGACCGCGCCCGGGTACACGCTCATCGTCGATCGGACCGATGTCGACACACTGCTCTTCGACGACACCGTGGCACGGGCCGTCGCCGTCGTCGATGCCGAGCCCCAGCTGGCTGTCGATCTGCTCGACCAGGCCGAGAGTCTGTGGCATGGAACGCCATACGGCGAGTTCGCCGACTGTGCCTGGGCGCAGCCGGAGGTCGGGGCGCTCCTCGAACGGCGTGTCCTGGCCGCGGAGACAGCTGCCGATGCCCTGGTCACCCTCGGCCGTCCGGAAGACGCCTATGTCCGGCTGCTGCCCTTCGTCGATGATCATCCCTATCGCGAGGGGCTCCACCTCCGGGTCATGGCGGCGCTGTGGCGGACGGATCGTGCGGCCGAGGCGCTCGATGCCTACCAACGGTTGCGTCGACGCCTCGCGGAGGATCTCGGCACGGACCCGGCCCCGTCGGTCCGCGAGCTGCATGCCCGCATCCTCGACGGGGACCCGCCGCCGCGCCGCGTCCGCGGGGATCGGCGGCCGGCCGGAACAGTCGCGGTACCACATACCGAAATCGGCGCGGCGAACCATGATTCGGGCCAGCTGATAGGCCGGGATGCCGACCTGACGGGCCTGACGGCAACCGTGCGGGGACGCGGGGTCGTCACGGTCCTCGGCCCCGGTGGTGTCGGCAAGACGGCGCTTGTCCGGCACCATGTCCGGTCGGCGAGTGACCGTCCCGTCTGGTTCGCCGAACTGGCAGCGGTCGCGAGCCGCGACGCGGTGGTGCACCTGGTGGCTTCGGCGACGGGCCTGTCGATGCGTCGCGATGTCGCGGCCCTGGACGCACTCACCGGCGCGCTGACCGGTCGACGCGGACTGCTCGTGCTCGACAATTGTGAGCACGTCCTCGAGGCAGCGGTCGAACTCGTTGTCGCGCTGCAGGATCGGTGCCCCGATATCACGGTGCTCGCGACCTCACGGGTGCCGCTGGGAATTGCCGCCGAACAGATCATCTCCCTTGATCCACTTCCGGTGCCGGACGTGGATGCGGCGCCCGCCGCCATCGAGTCGTCGGATGCCGTCCGGCTGTTCTGTGTCCGTGCCCGGGCACGCGATCCACGCTTCGAGCTGAACGAAGCAACGGCGCCGGCGATCGCGGAGATCTGCCGACGGCTCGACGGCCTGCCGCTCGGCGTCGAGCTCGCGGCGACGAAGGCGCGCGCGATACCGCCGGCAGTGCTCGTCGACCGACTGCACTGGCGTTTCCGGGTCCTGCGCGGTCCGCGCGGGATCGCGCCCCGGCACCGGAGCCTGCACGCACTCGTCGACTGGTCCTATGGACTGCTGAGCGACTCGGCGCGTGGTCTGTTCGACGTCCTCAGCATCTTCCCCTCCCGGTTCGGACTCGACGATGCGGAGTTCCTGGCCGCGGCGACGGGAGTGCTGGACCGCGAAGACGTGGCCGATGCGATGGCCGAACTGGTCGACGCGTGCATGGTGTCGGTCGATCCGGGGGGCTACCTCCTCTTGGAGACGTTGCGTGCCTTCGGTATCGATGCACTGGCGAGTCGGGACGCCCTCGACGGTGCGCGGTGTGCGCACACCGCGTGGGTCGCGGATTGGCTCGGTCCGTTGGGGTGCGAGGTCTACGGTCGCGGACACCTCGACGCCGCGCGCCTGATCGATGAACGGCTCGATGACGTGCGGCAGGCGATCGACCATGCGAGTGTTCACGATCCCGCTCTCGCCGACACGATCCTGCAGGGGTCGATCCCCTTCCTCGAACTGACCATGAGTCCGGAGGTCACCGCATGGGCGCGGATGCTCATCGACCGTCACGACGACTCGTCGCTCGGGTCCGCGGTGTGGGCGGTGTCGGCCGGCGGTGCCCGCTTCGATGGCGACCTGCCGACCGCGCGGCGGTGCACGCGCCGGGGCCTCGACGCCGGCCCAGACCCGTCGGTCCGCGTCTACCTCCACATGATGCTCGTGGACATCGGCCTGTTTCAGGGGGATCTCGACACTGCGCTCGACGACGCGCGGACGTTCCGCGAACTCGCACTGGCGGCCGGGATGCCGGGGGCGGCGCACATGGCCGACATCAGTGCACTGCTCATCCGCGCCTACCGCGGCGAGGACGCGTACCCGGCTGCGCGGTCCCTCGAGATCGCCTGTGCCACAGCGGGTGAAGACGTTGTCGCGGCCTGGTGTCGCTACGTGTCCGGCGAGTGTCTGCTCGACGCCGATCCCGGGCGGGCGCGGCAACTCCTCGAGGGTGCCATCGAGTCCGCGCGCCGGCACGGTGACCGGTATCTGCTCGGGGTGGCGATGGCGTCGCGGGCGTCGATCGAGGCCCGTTCCGGCGCAACCGACGCCGCCGCCCGGTCGTACGTGGAGGTGCTCGAGCATTTTCGGCAAGCGGGAAACTGGACGAATCAGTGGGTGACCCTGCGCTCTGTGATCGACGTCCTGGTCGATCTCGGGCGGTGCGAACAGGCCGCTCTGATCCTCGGTGCCACCCGGCGAGCACACGAGGTGGCCGGGTCCGATCCGTTCGGGAACGACGTCGGGCGACTTGGTTCCGTCGAGAATCGAATCCGAGCCGCGCTGGGCGAGGCGGTGACGGACGATCTCGTCGCGACCGGTGCCGCCACGGCTCCGTCCGATGTCGTCGACGTCGCCGTCACCTCGTTGCGGGCCGGGCGCGCACCGGCGGGGTCAGGTCGTCAGCTCGTAGAAGCGGAAGAAGCTGAAGTCCTCGATGGGTAG
- the polA gene encoding DNA polymerase I: MSPAQSSPATTPAKATGSTGKAAPGAKGKTKQPVLMLLDGHSLAYRAFFALPAENFKTHSGQTTNAVYGFTSMLINLLRDEEPTHIAAAFDVSRKTFRSEMYPEYKAQRSKSPDEFNGQVDLTKEVLDALGVSVLAIEGYEADDIIATLATRAREDGYKVLIVTGDRDSLQLVDASTTVLYPRKGVSDLTRFTPEEVEKKYGLTPTQYPDYAALRGDPSDNLPGIPGVGEKTASKWIREYGSLAALVDHVDEVKGKVGDALRAHLASVQTNRQLTELVRDMQLPTSPDDLAMVGWDRDRIHQLFDDLEFRVLRDRLFSTLSSVEPEAEAGFDLDGAVLGAGEVAGWLTEHARTGRVGLAVTAPHVVVGADPTGVAIAAADGTSAYVDVTALNPEDEAALGDWFADPSAPKAVHEAKWAVHALRSRGWKLDGVTSDTSLAAYLVRPGQRTFNLDDLALRYLRRELRADGGPGDGQMSLLDDDSDGRVAEQHMLEARAVQELADTLDTELDRIDSKPLLTEMELPLSFVLADAEAAGIAVDVDHFGALERMFADRIRAAAEAAYEVIGEQINLGSPKQLQTILFDKLDMPKTKKTKTGYTTDADALQSLYEKTEHPFLAHLLEHRDATRLKVTVDGLLKSVAADGRIHTTFNQTIAATGRLSSTEPNLQNIPVRTEAGREIRRGFIVGADTATGVPYDCLMTADYSQIEMRIMAHLSEDAGLIEAFNTGEDLHNFVGSRAFGVPIDEVTTEMRHRVKAMSYGLAYGLSAFGLAAQLKISRDEAKEQMEAYFARFGGVRDYLHDVVAEARRNEYTATLFGRRRYLPDLNSDNWQRRQAAERMALNAPIQGTAADIIKVAMINVHKRLAAEGLTSRTLLQVHDELVIEVASGEREAVEAVVREEMGNAITLSVPLEVSVGFGRSWDDAAH; the protein is encoded by the coding sequence GTGAGTCCAGCGCAGAGTTCCCCGGCAACGACCCCAGCCAAGGCCACCGGATCGACGGGCAAGGCGGCACCCGGAGCCAAGGGCAAGACCAAGCAGCCGGTGTTGATGCTGCTCGACGGGCACTCCCTGGCGTACCGGGCGTTTTTCGCGCTCCCGGCGGAGAACTTCAAAACCCATTCGGGTCAGACGACCAACGCCGTCTACGGCTTCACCTCGATGCTGATCAACCTGCTGCGCGATGAGGAGCCCACGCACATCGCCGCGGCCTTCGACGTCTCACGCAAGACGTTCCGGTCGGAGATGTATCCGGAGTACAAGGCGCAGCGGTCCAAATCCCCGGACGAGTTCAACGGCCAGGTCGATCTCACCAAAGAGGTCCTGGACGCGCTGGGTGTCTCGGTGCTGGCCATCGAGGGTTACGAGGCCGACGACATCATCGCGACCTTGGCGACGCGGGCCCGGGAGGACGGATACAAGGTCCTGATCGTCACCGGTGACCGCGACTCGCTGCAGCTCGTCGACGCCTCCACCACGGTGCTCTATCCGCGCAAAGGCGTGTCGGACCTCACGCGGTTCACGCCCGAGGAGGTCGAGAAGAAGTACGGTCTCACCCCCACCCAGTACCCCGATTACGCCGCGCTGCGCGGCGACCCCAGCGACAACCTGCCGGGTATCCCCGGAGTCGGGGAGAAGACCGCCTCGAAGTGGATCCGCGAGTACGGGTCGCTCGCGGCCCTCGTCGATCACGTCGACGAGGTCAAGGGCAAGGTCGGCGACGCATTGCGCGCTCATCTGGCGTCGGTACAGACCAACCGACAGCTCACCGAACTCGTCCGGGACATGCAGCTGCCGACGTCCCCCGACGACCTGGCCATGGTCGGGTGGGACCGGGACCGTATCCACCAGCTGTTCGACGACCTGGAATTCCGGGTGTTGCGGGACCGTCTCTTCTCGACGTTGAGTTCGGTCGAACCCGAGGCGGAAGCAGGTTTCGATCTCGACGGCGCGGTCCTGGGTGCCGGTGAGGTCGCCGGATGGCTGACCGAGCATGCGCGCACCGGTCGCGTCGGTCTCGCCGTCACCGCCCCGCATGTCGTGGTCGGGGCGGACCCGACCGGGGTGGCGATCGCGGCCGCCGATGGGACCTCCGCCTATGTCGATGTGACCGCGCTGAATCCCGAAGACGAGGCGGCACTGGGGGATTGGTTCGCCGACCCGTCCGCGCCGAAGGCGGTTCACGAGGCGAAGTGGGCCGTACACGCGCTGCGCTCACGCGGCTGGAAGCTCGACGGTGTCACCAGCGACACCTCGCTCGCGGCCTACCTGGTCCGACCGGGACAACGGACGTTCAACCTCGACGACCTCGCGCTGCGCTACCTGCGTCGTGAACTGCGCGCCGACGGCGGCCCGGGCGACGGCCAGATGTCGTTGCTCGACGACGATTCGGACGGGCGGGTGGCCGAACAGCACATGCTCGAGGCGCGGGCGGTCCAGGAACTCGCCGACACGCTCGACACGGAACTGGACCGGATCGACTCCAAACCGCTGCTCACCGAGATGGAACTGCCGCTGTCGTTCGTGCTCGCCGATGCCGAGGCCGCGGGCATCGCCGTCGACGTCGATCATTTCGGTGCCCTCGAGCGGATGTTCGCCGACCGGATCCGCGCCGCGGCCGAGGCGGCCTACGAGGTCATCGGAGAACAGATCAACCTCGGTTCGCCGAAACAGTTGCAGACCATTCTCTTCGACAAGCTGGACATGCCGAAGACGAAGAAGACCAAGACCGGCTACACCACCGACGCCGACGCGTTGCAGTCGTTGTACGAGAAGACCGAGCATCCCTTTCTCGCACACCTCCTCGAGCACCGCGACGCGACGCGGCTGAAGGTCACTGTCGACGGGCTGCTGAAGTCGGTCGCGGCCGACGGACGTATTCACACGACGTTCAATCAGACGATCGCCGCGACGGGACGCCTCTCGTCCACCGAACCGAATCTGCAGAACATCCCGGTGCGTACCGAGGCGGGCCGCGAGATCAGGCGCGGCTTCATCGTCGGCGCCGACACCGCGACCGGTGTGCCCTACGACTGCCTCATGACCGCCGACTACAGCCAGATCGAGATGCGGATCATGGCACACCTGTCGGAGGACGCCGGCCTCATCGAGGCCTTCAACACCGGGGAAGACCTCCACAACTTCGTCGGGTCACGGGCCTTCGGGGTGCCGATCGACGAGGTCACCACCGAGATGCGCCACCGGGTGAAGGCCATGTCGTATGGACTCGCTTACGGGCTCAGCGCATTCGGGCTCGCCGCCCAGCTCAAGATCAGCCGCGACGAGGCCAAGGAGCAGATGGAGGCGTACTTCGCGCGGTTCGGCGGGGTGCGCGATTATCTGCACGACGTGGTCGCCGAGGCCCGCCGAAACGAGTACACCGCAACACTGTTCGGTCGCCGGCGGTATCTGCCCGATCTGAACAGCGACAACTGGCAGCGCCGGCAGGCCGCAGAACGGATGGCGCTCAACGCTCCCATCCAGGGCACCGCCGCCGACATCATCAAGGTCGCGATGATCAACGTCCACAAGCGCCTCGCAGCTGAAGGGCTCACGTCGCGAACACTTCTCCAGGTCCACGACGAACTCGTGATCGAGGTCGCCTCGGGTGAGCGGGAGGCCGTCGAGGCCGTTGTCCGGGAAGAGATGGGTAATGCCATCACCTTGTCCGTCCCGCTGGAGGTGTCGGTCGGGTTCGGACGCTCCTGGGACGACGCAGCTCACTGA
- a CDS encoding ABC transporter substrate-binding protein: MTRVARWLGVLLAVLVVVTGCVDNEARERAGQVVPIDVDVATVPEIAALVPPEIARTGRLIVGVNIPYQPNEFKDASGKIIGYDVDLMNAVGKVLGLVPDYKESQFDTIIPSVQAGTYQLGMSSFTDTLEREKQVDFVTYYSAGVQWAQASDNDDEIDPDNACGLRVAVQTTTYEDTDEVPAKSAACVAAGKPAIDKVRFDSQDEAVNALILGRVDAMSADSPVTAYAIKRTDDRLKPAGGVFDSAPYGWPVRKGSPLAPALQRAVQYLMDNGQYEEIAANWGLEEGMIDVSVINGAVS, encoded by the coding sequence GTGACGCGGGTGGCTCGTTGGCTCGGCGTCCTGCTCGCCGTCCTGGTCGTCGTGACCGGATGCGTGGACAACGAGGCGCGGGAGCGCGCCGGTCAGGTCGTCCCGATCGACGTCGACGTCGCGACGGTGCCGGAGATCGCCGCGCTGGTCCCACCGGAGATCGCGCGCACCGGACGCCTCATCGTCGGGGTCAACATCCCGTACCAGCCGAATGAGTTCAAGGACGCATCGGGAAAGATCATCGGCTACGACGTCGACCTGATGAACGCCGTCGGCAAGGTGCTCGGACTCGTACCCGATTACAAGGAGTCCCAGTTCGACACCATCATCCCCTCGGTGCAGGCCGGGACCTACCAGCTGGGGATGTCGTCGTTCACCGACACCCTCGAGCGCGAGAAGCAGGTCGACTTCGTGACCTACTACAGCGCGGGCGTGCAGTGGGCGCAGGCGAGCGACAACGACGACGAGATCGACCCCGACAACGCCTGCGGCCTCCGAGTCGCGGTGCAGACCACCACCTACGAGGACACCGACGAGGTTCCCGCCAAGAGCGCGGCGTGTGTCGCTGCGGGGAAACCGGCGATCGACAAGGTCCGGTTCGACAGCCAGGACGAGGCCGTCAACGCACTGATCCTGGGTCGGGTGGACGCGATGTCGGCCGACTCACCGGTCACGGCCTACGCGATCAAACGCACCGACGACCGTCTGAAGCCCGCTGGCGGGGTCTTCGACTCCGCGCCGTACGGGTGGCCGGTGCGGAAGGGCTCACCGCTCGCGCCCGCACTGCAGCGGGCCGTGCAGTACCTGATGGACAACGGACAGTACGAAGAGATCGCGGCCAACTGGGGCCTCGAGGAGGGCATGATCGATGTCTCCGTCATCAACGGCGCGGTGAGCTGA
- a CDS encoding amino acid ABC transporter permease, whose product MTSPHSTAASPPDEPEPIQAVPLRRPGQWVAAVIIVVLGALFVYGAATNEAYSWGTYGNYLFDSRILSGVGYTLALTLLSMTIAIVLGVVLAIMRLSPNPVLRGTSWVYLWVFRGTPVYVQLVFWGLFPAIYKQIDLGIPFVHQFVSLDIQTLNAAFLFAVIGLGLNEAAYMAEIVRAGVSSVGEGQTEASVALGMSWAQTMRRTVLPQAMRVIIPPTGNELISMLKTTSLVAAVPLTLDLYGRQRDISGVIFEPIPLLLVASTWYLVITSVLMVGQYYVERYYAKGATRQLTARQLKTMADGAATAPGGAAGPAGGEKA is encoded by the coding sequence ATGACGTCACCGCACAGCACCGCCGCCTCCCCGCCGGACGAACCCGAACCGATCCAGGCGGTTCCGCTCCGTCGTCCCGGACAGTGGGTCGCGGCGGTGATCATAGTCGTGCTGGGTGCACTGTTCGTCTACGGTGCCGCCACCAACGAGGCCTACAGCTGGGGCACGTACGGCAACTATCTCTTCGACTCGCGGATCCTGTCGGGGGTCGGTTACACGCTCGCGCTGACCCTGCTGTCGATGACCATCGCCATCGTGCTCGGCGTCGTCCTCGCGATCATGCGGCTGAGCCCGAACCCGGTGTTGCGCGGGACCTCGTGGGTGTATCTGTGGGTGTTCCGCGGCACCCCCGTGTACGTGCAGCTGGTCTTCTGGGGCCTGTTCCCGGCGATCTACAAGCAGATCGACCTCGGCATCCCGTTCGTGCACCAGTTCGTGTCGCTCGACATCCAGACGCTCAACGCCGCGTTCCTCTTCGCGGTCATCGGACTCGGCCTGAACGAGGCCGCGTACATGGCCGAGATCGTCCGCGCCGGTGTGTCCTCGGTCGGTGAAGGACAGACCGAGGCGTCGGTGGCACTGGGTATGTCGTGGGCGCAGACCATGCGACGAACGGTGCTGCCCCAGGCCATGCGGGTGATCATCCCGCCCACCGGCAACGAGCTGATCAGCATGCTCAAGACCACGAGCCTGGTGGCGGCGGTGCCGCTCACCCTCGACCTCTACGGACGACAGCGGGACATCTCGGGCGTGATCTTCGAGCCGATCCCGCTGCTTCTCGTCGCGTCCACGTGGTACCTCGTCATCACCAGCGTCCTGATGGTGGGCCAGTACTACGTGGAGCGCTACTACGCGAAGGGCGCGACCCGACAGCTCACGGCGCGGCAACTCAAGACGATGGCCGACGGCGCGGCCACTGCGCCCGGCGGCGCCGCCGGGCCGGCAGGGGGAGAGAAGGCATGA
- a CDS encoding amino acid ABC transporter ATP-binding protein produces MSPAEDTAAPAAGGSPPPMVVADRVCKSFGSVQVLKGISLEVARGEVLCLIGPSGSGKSTFLRCVNHLEVVNAGRLYVDGDLIGYRERNGKLHEMSAKDAATQRRDIGMVFQHFNLFPHRTALENVIEAPMQVKRQSRSEAVDKARYLLDRVGLSDRADAYPAQLSGGQQQRVAIARALAMDPKLMLFDEPTSALDPELVGDVLKVMRELAASGMTMLVVTHEMGFAREVADQLVFMDGGVVVEKGNPRQVLADPREQRTREFLSKLL; encoded by the coding sequence ATGAGTCCCGCAGAAGACACGGCCGCACCGGCCGCCGGCGGATCGCCGCCGCCGATGGTGGTGGCCGACCGGGTCTGCAAGAGCTTCGGTTCGGTCCAGGTCCTCAAGGGGATCTCGCTGGAGGTGGCGCGCGGCGAGGTGCTGTGTCTCATCGGTCCGTCGGGATCGGGGAAGTCCACGTTCCTCCGCTGTGTGAACCACCTCGAAGTCGTCAACGCCGGCCGGCTCTACGTCGACGGTGATCTGATCGGCTACCGGGAACGCAACGGCAAGCTCCACGAGATGAGTGCCAAGGACGCGGCGACCCAGCGACGCGACATCGGCATGGTGTTCCAGCATTTCAATCTGTTCCCGCACCGCACGGCCCTCGAGAACGTGATCGAGGCGCCGATGCAGGTAAAGCGTCAGTCGCGTTCGGAGGCGGTCGACAAAGCCCGCTACCTGCTGGACCGGGTCGGCCTGTCCGACCGGGCCGACGCCTATCCGGCCCAGCTGTCGGGTGGCCAGCAACAGCGTGTCGCCATCGCGCGTGCGCTCGCGATGGACCCCAAACTCATGTTGTTCGACGAACCCACCTCGGCGCTCGACCCCGAACTCGTCGGCGATGTCCTGAAGGTGATGCGTGAGCTGGCTGCGTCGGGCATGACCATGCTGGTCGTCACGCACGAGATGGGTTTTGCCCGGGAAGTCGCCGACCAGCTCGTGTTCATGGACGGCGGCGTCGTCGTGGAGAAGGGGAACCCTCGTCAGGTCCTCGCCGATCCGAGAGAACAGCGGACCCGGGAGTTCTTGTCGAAGCTGCTGTGA
- a CDS encoding isocitrate/isopropylmalate dehydrogenase family protein — protein MGDRDREFGVLVGDGIGPEIVPAAVTIAEAAARAESIEISWQHLPFGLSAITSHGDPVPAETLTALDELGFWIVGPHDSAAYPPGHGDRTPGAVLRTRYDLFANLRPARAFPGVPALRPDMDVLVVRENSEGFYADRNMAVGSGEFMPTPDVALAVGLVTRAASERIARVACAAAIERAGSDRQPRLTIVHKANVLRMTTGLFRDACRDIAAGFPEIEVSEQHVDAMAALLVRRPADFDVLVTENLFGDVLSDLAGELAGSLGIAGSVNSSESRVMAQASHGAAPDIAGRGIANPVAMIASVAMGFQRYGQMTDDAALVAAGARIDAAVAETLAHTATRDLGGEASTAEFADAVVRRIVEG, from the coding sequence ATGGGTGACCGGGACAGAGAGTTCGGAGTCCTCGTCGGGGACGGGATCGGACCCGAGATCGTGCCGGCGGCGGTGACGATCGCCGAGGCTGCCGCTCGTGCGGAATCGATCGAGATCAGTTGGCAGCACTTACCTTTCGGGCTGTCTGCGATCACCTCGCACGGCGATCCGGTGCCGGCGGAGACGCTGACGGCCCTCGACGAGCTCGGCTTCTGGATCGTCGGCCCCCACGACTCGGCGGCGTACCCGCCGGGTCATGGGGACCGCACGCCGGGAGCGGTCCTGCGAACCCGGTACGACCTGTTCGCCAATCTCCGTCCCGCCCGGGCATTTCCGGGTGTTCCGGCGCTCCGGCCGGACATGGACGTCCTGGTCGTGCGGGAGAATTCCGAGGGCTTCTACGCCGATCGCAACATGGCGGTCGGCAGCGGCGAATTCATGCCGACACCCGACGTGGCACTGGCGGTCGGGCTCGTCACACGCGCGGCGTCGGAGCGAATCGCGCGAGTCGCATGCGCCGCCGCGATCGAGCGTGCGGGTTCCGACCGGCAGCCGCGGTTGACCATCGTGCACAAGGCGAACGTCCTGCGCATGACCACCGGCCTGTTCCGGGATGCATGCCGCGACATCGCCGCCGGGTTCCCCGAGATCGAGGTGTCCGAGCAACACGTCGATGCCATGGCGGCGCTGCTGGTTCGGCGTCCCGCGGACTTCGACGTCCTCGTCACCGAGAACCTCTTCGGCGACGTGCTGTCCGACCTCGCCGGCGAGCTTGCCGGTTCGCTGGGCATCGCCGGTTCGGTCAACAGCTCGGAGTCCCGCGTGATGGCGCAGGCGTCGCACGGTGCCGCACCCGACATCGCCGGGCGCGGCATCGCGAACCCGGTCGCGATGATCGCCTCGGTGGCAATGGGTTTTCAGAGGTACGGGCAGATGACCGACGACGCGGCCCTCGTCGCGGCCGGTGCCCGGATCGACGCGGCGGTTGCCGAGACGCTCGCGCACACCGCGACCCGCGACCTGGGCGGCGAGGCGAGCACCGCCGAGTTCGCCGACGCGGTGGTCCGGCGGATAGTCGAGGGGTGA
- a CDS encoding class I SAM-dependent methyltransferase, whose translation MSPNQAESEQTTSNGPGSSRPPRILGDVDSATSDRASRWWWDHDAENYHVEHGDFLGAHAAGGDFVWCPEGLREADVGLLGDIEDQDILEIGCGSAPCARWLAAHGARAVGVDLSRRMLGIGLDAMAAEGVRVPLVQATAETLPFAAASFDAACSAFGAVPFVADSAGVMNEVARVLKPGGRWVFAVNHPMRWMFLDDPGPEGLTVRIPYFNRTPYTETDADGTLTYVEHHRTIGDRVRELRAAGFILDDVIEPEWPDGFDRTWGQWSPLRGSYFPGTAIFCSHKAD comes from the coding sequence ATGTCCCCCAACCAGGCGGAATCCGAACAAACGACATCGAACGGCCCGGGGTCGAGCCGTCCCCCGAGGATCCTCGGCGACGTGGACTCCGCGACCAGCGACCGTGCCAGCCGGTGGTGGTGGGATCACGACGCGGAGAACTATCACGTCGAGCACGGCGACTTTCTCGGTGCCCATGCCGCAGGCGGGGATTTCGTATGGTGTCCGGAGGGTTTACGCGAGGCCGATGTCGGGCTCCTGGGGGACATCGAGGACCAGGACATCCTCGAAATCGGCTGCGGTTCGGCGCCCTGTGCCCGGTGGCTGGCCGCGCACGGCGCGCGCGCAGTCGGCGTCGACCTGTCGCGGCGGATGCTGGGCATCGGACTCGACGCGATGGCGGCGGAAGGCGTGCGGGTCCCGCTCGTCCAGGCGACCGCCGAGACCCTGCCCTTCGCGGCCGCGTCGTTCGACGCCGCCTGTTCGGCCTTCGGCGCGGTACCGTTCGTCGCCGACTCGGCCGGGGTGATGAACGAGGTCGCACGGGTGCTGAAGCCCGGTGGGCGTTGGGTTTTCGCCGTCAATCATCCGATGCGCTGGATGTTCCTCGACGATCCCGGGCCGGAGGGCCTGACCGTACGGATCCCCTATTTCAACCGCACGCCGTACACCGAGACCGATGCCGACGGAACGTTGACCTACGTCGAGCACCACCGCACCATCGGTGACCGTGTTCGCGAACTCCGGGCCGCCGGGTTCATTCTCGACGACGTCATCGAACCCGAGTGGCCGGACGGTTTCGACCGCACCTGGGGGCAATGGAGCCCGTTGCGCGGCAGCTACTTTCCGGGAACAGCCATATTCTGCAGCCACAAGGCCGACTAG